A portion of the Oxynema aestuarii AP17 genome contains these proteins:
- a CDS encoding SLBB domain-containing protein — translation MNKRKQKITRRSVGYRAMLHYSIFLGLATAISTGSSLPVRAQLPTVEEAESFPISNPQFNADPADLSDTPYRLGGGDRIRIDIFDLPELSAEYQIPIDGRISLPLIGTLSIQGMTLDEADRTLESAYARVLKRPLVTLILLSPRPLTVRVAGEVNRPGSYTMPLTGGVGNQPGVQYPNILQAIDMAEGITLAADIRQVQLRRLQGSGQEQTISLDLWKMLQTGEAPADLTLRDGDIIFIPTAETVRREELRQLASAGFAPEANKPRAVTVIGEVKRPGSYIVIGGNTTNAQRTEGLPTVTRAIQLAGGITPDADLRRIQLRRTTKIGARQVLNIDLWELLQAGDIHQDTIVQDGDTIVIPTATEINPAEASDLAAANFAPEAIQVTVVGEVSNPGGLTLPGDTPMNQAILAAGGFNKNRAKTDTVGLIRFNPDGTVSRREVQVDFTQSINGETNPLLRENDIILVGRSGQAKFSDTVGLTVGPAGMFRGIAITILDTIQLLDVLGIINR, via the coding sequence ATGAACAAGCGTAAGCAAAAAATCACGAGAAGATCGGTGGGCTACCGAGCCATGCTTCACTACTCGATCTTCTTGGGTTTGGCCACTGCGATCTCCACTGGTTCGAGCCTCCCCGTTCGGGCACAGCTTCCAACCGTAGAAGAAGCAGAAAGCTTCCCAATTTCCAATCCTCAATTCAATGCCGACCCGGCAGACCTCAGCGACACCCCCTATCGCCTGGGAGGAGGCGATCGCATCCGGATCGATATCTTCGATCTGCCCGAATTAAGCGCCGAATATCAAATCCCGATTGACGGCAGAATTTCCTTACCCTTGATTGGCACCCTTTCCATTCAAGGGATGACCCTAGACGAAGCCGATCGTACTCTTGAAAGCGCATACGCTCGGGTTCTCAAGCGTCCTCTAGTCACCTTAATTTTACTCTCCCCACGCCCGTTAACAGTTCGGGTGGCCGGAGAAGTGAATCGTCCTGGTTCGTACACCATGCCGCTCACCGGAGGGGTCGGGAATCAACCGGGGGTTCAATATCCCAATATCCTTCAAGCTATTGACATGGCAGAAGGGATCACCCTCGCCGCCGATATCCGACAGGTTCAATTGCGTCGCCTGCAAGGTTCCGGGCAAGAACAAACGATTTCCCTCGATCTGTGGAAAATGCTACAAACGGGAGAAGCCCCCGCCGATTTAACCTTGAGAGATGGGGACATCATTTTTATTCCGACTGCCGAAACCGTGCGCCGTGAGGAATTACGTCAGTTAGCCAGTGCAGGATTTGCACCGGAAGCCAATAAACCTCGTGCGGTAACCGTCATCGGAGAAGTCAAACGACCCGGGTCTTACATCGTCATTGGCGGCAATACCACCAATGCTCAACGCACGGAAGGACTGCCCACCGTAACCCGAGCCATTCAGCTCGCTGGAGGGATCACCCCCGATGCCGACCTAAGACGCATTCAACTGAGGCGCACGACCAAAATCGGCGCCCGACAAGTTCTCAATATTGACTTGTGGGAACTTTTGCAAGCGGGGGATATCCATCAAGATACGATCGTGCAGGATGGCGATACGATCGTTATCCCGACGGCAACTGAAATCAACCCAGCAGAAGCTTCGGATTTAGCGGCGGCGAATTTTGCGCCGGAAGCGATCCAAGTTACAGTCGTGGGCGAAGTCAGCAATCCGGGTGGGTTGACGCTGCCAGGGGATACCCCAATGAATCAAGCCATACTCGCTGCCGGAGGGTTTAATAAAAATCGAGCTAAAACAGATACAGTGGGGTTAATTCGGTTCAATCCCGATGGTACGGTCTCTCGACGAGAAGTCCAGGTAGATTTTACTCAAAGCATCAACGGCGAAACGAATCCCTTGCTACGAGAAAATGACATTATTCTGGTGGGGCGATCGGGTCAAGCGAAGTTTTCGGATACCGTCGGGCTGACCGTCGGCCCGGCAGGTATGTTTAGAGGCATCGCCATTACGATTCTCGATACGATCCAACTGTTAGATGTTTTAGGAATCATAAACCGTTAA
- a CDS encoding GumC family protein has protein sequence MDTGQDFHTFSSKHNPKLAQSSLSGAVYATNTPESDEQSLDLAWVFGVLRRRALVMVGVTIALTVAAGTVIVSLSRQTVYEFEGSFRLLVEPLTAEGLLARQYLLSQTPGVDVQRIRIEDNSLLDYETQIRVLRSPKLMIPVVKQLKSQYPKLEYNSLLSNFSINRVSYEQDGKKQGTKLLQVNYRDENPKKIQFVLEQLAKAYLEYSRQERIATLRPGLEFIDQQLPILRGEVDNLQQQMEQLRQQYNVLNPERSGNTLHEYAVGLERERVGVQAQLAETRMAYANLINQLRDGEAAAILANEGKAYEALIGQLQRQDTEMAIKSSLYLEESEPMKVMREKKESLMNLAQEEAQNAIERVAGRLRELEARDRSLAQAQAALDAKLSELPVVARQYADLERELQVATDSLKELLTKKQALEIDTAQQEIPWQLIEPPSLRRDANGNLIPTTFKQTKRQLLLAGILSFLVGVGAGFLVEVLITVFHSPEEIKGGTKLPLLAVIPFAKELKKSRKPRKTLGSGGAWSSDRGSNLLLARATTTQTYTSSPLLEAFRSLYTNLRLLSYEKPLHSLAIGAAEAGDGKSTVAVNLAQTAAAIGQRVLLVDADLRCPKIHEKLGLANLRGLSDTIATDISLNEVIQQSPVDDNLFVLTAGPLPNDPIKLLSSRKMQCLMEQFQDFFDLVIYDTPPLVGLADANILAAQSDGMLLVVALAQTDRNAVKKALEGLKISGATILGVAANGIRGYTPSTVNT, from the coding sequence ATGGATACTGGACAAGATTTCCACACTTTTTCATCTAAGCACAATCCCAAGCTAGCTCAGTCCTCTTTATCTGGGGCTGTCTACGCGACGAATACGCCGGAATCGGACGAACAAAGTCTGGATTTAGCGTGGGTATTTGGGGTGCTACGGCGGCGAGCGCTGGTGATGGTAGGGGTTACTATTGCGCTGACGGTAGCGGCTGGCACCGTAATTGTCTCTTTATCCCGGCAAACGGTTTATGAATTTGAAGGGTCGTTTCGTCTCCTCGTCGAGCCTCTAACGGCTGAAGGGTTGTTGGCGCGGCAATACCTGTTATCTCAAACCCCAGGAGTAGACGTCCAGAGGATCCGAATTGAAGATAATAGCTTGCTCGATTACGAAACTCAGATTCGCGTTCTTCGCAGTCCGAAGCTGATGATTCCAGTGGTCAAACAGCTCAAGTCTCAATATCCAAAATTGGAATATAATTCGCTGCTAAGCAATTTTAGTATTAACCGAGTCAGCTACGAACAGGATGGCAAAAAACAAGGAACGAAGTTATTACAAGTTAACTATCGGGACGAAAATCCTAAAAAAATACAATTTGTTTTAGAACAACTGGCTAAAGCTTATTTGGAGTACAGCCGACAGGAACGAATTGCCACCTTACGCCCGGGATTGGAGTTTATCGACCAGCAATTGCCGATTTTGCGAGGAGAAGTCGATAACTTGCAACAACAAATGGAGCAGTTGCGCCAACAGTACAATGTCCTCAATCCAGAGCGTTCGGGCAATACGCTGCACGAGTATGCGGTGGGACTCGAACGCGAACGGGTGGGAGTGCAAGCTCAATTGGCAGAAACTCGTATGGCCTATGCCAATTTGATCAATCAATTGCGCGATGGGGAGGCGGCAGCGATCTTGGCGAATGAGGGCAAAGCTTACGAAGCCTTAATCGGTCAGCTTCAGCGACAAGATACGGAAATGGCGATCAAGTCGTCGCTGTATCTCGAAGAGAGCGAACCGATGAAGGTGATGCGCGAGAAAAAAGAGAGTTTGATGAATTTGGCGCAGGAAGAGGCGCAGAATGCGATCGAGCGCGTGGCAGGTCGATTGCGGGAACTCGAAGCGCGCGATCGCAGCTTGGCACAAGCTCAGGCTGCCCTCGACGCCAAACTGAGTGAATTGCCCGTGGTGGCTCGCCAATATGCCGATCTCGAACGAGAATTGCAAGTGGCAACGGATAGCCTCAAAGAACTGCTAACGAAAAAACAAGCCCTCGAAATTGATACGGCGCAGCAGGAAATCCCTTGGCAGTTGATCGAACCGCCGAGTTTGCGGCGGGATGCCAATGGCAATTTGATCCCCACGACGTTTAAGCAAACGAAACGGCAACTTCTTCTAGCCGGGATTTTAAGTTTTCTGGTGGGTGTCGGGGCTGGCTTTTTAGTGGAGGTTTTGATTACGGTCTTCCATAGTCCCGAGGAAATTAAAGGCGGAACCAAATTGCCTCTGTTAGCGGTGATTCCATTTGCCAAGGAACTCAAAAAATCTCGCAAGCCCCGCAAAACCCTGGGGAGTGGAGGGGCTTGGAGTAGCGATCGCGGCAGCAATTTACTGCTGGCCCGCGCGACAACGACCCAAACCTATACCAGTTCGCCGTTATTGGAGGCGTTTCGCTCCCTCTATACGAACTTACGCTTGCTCAGTTACGAGAAACCGTTACATTCTTTAGCGATTGGGGCGGCTGAAGCAGGCGATGGGAAGTCCACGGTAGCGGTGAATTTAGCTCAAACCGCCGCCGCGATCGGCCAGCGCGTGCTTTTAGTCGATGCGGACTTGCGCTGTCCCAAAATTCACGAAAAGCTGGGGTTGGCCAATCTGCGAGGCTTGAGCGATACGATCGCTACCGATATCAGTCTCAATGAAGTCATCCAGCAATCCCCCGTCGATGACAACCTCTTCGTCTTGACTGCCGGACCGCTTCCCAACGATCCGATCAAACTCCTATCATCGCGCAAAATGCAATGTCTCATGGAGCAATTTCAAGATTTCTTCGATCTGGTCATCTACGATACCCCTCCCCTGGTAGGCTTGGCCGATGCCAACATTCTCGCGGCTCAAAGTGACGGTATGCTCTTGGTGGTCGCCCTCGCGCAAACTGACCGCAATGCCGTTAAAAAGGCGTTGGAAGGACTCAAAATTTCTGGAGCTACGATTCTCGGAGTGGCGGCGAACGGTATTCGTGGCTATACGCCAAGTACCGTCAACACTTAA
- a CDS encoding PEP-CTERM sorting domain-containing protein has protein sequence MKLEKLLLTTVAASTLASVVSVLPAQATNLFGTDGILFDADTSVKFTFNESHGYYKSTIGVWEVGTENYTNLFSEQSRFDSGVDAYATDNLGTCGGVISSALCETSFLFEAGKEYALYIESTPDGHPDYPKLFSTTSLNDGSIFTQQAKFFQGTSELDTYRAGNYNDIRTADGYDPNNSIYGNLATNNSQSGDPFSGPVLIALEDSGNYSGHRDYNDFLMTAQAVPQASVPEPATLMGLGVIAGLMGLSRRRKESEVS, from the coding sequence ATGAAACTAGAAAAACTGTTATTAACTACAGTGGCAGCCAGCACGCTAGCCAGTGTGGTTTCTGTCCTACCAGCGCAAGCTACCAACTTGTTCGGTACGGACGGGATTTTGTTTGACGCGGATACTTCTGTCAAATTTACCTTTAACGAATCTCACGGTTACTACAAATCGACCATCGGCGTCTGGGAAGTCGGAACTGAGAATTATACGAATCTGTTTTCCGAGCAAAGTCGTTTTGATAGTGGCGTCGATGCTTATGCCACTGACAACTTAGGAACCTGTGGCGGCGTCATTTCTTCCGCGCTATGTGAGACAAGCTTCTTATTTGAAGCCGGAAAAGAATACGCTCTCTATATCGAAAGCACCCCCGACGGTCATCCCGATTACCCGAAACTGTTCTCGACCACTTCCTTGAACGACGGTAGTATTTTCACCCAACAAGCGAAGTTCTTCCAAGGTACGTCGGAACTCGACACTTACCGAGCTGGAAATTACAACGACATCCGTACCGCAGACGGTTACGATCCGAACAACAGTATCTACGGCAACCTAGCCACCAACAATTCGCAATCTGGCGATCCGTTTAGCGGTCCGGTCTTGATTGCTCTGGAAGATTCGGGCAATTATAGCGGACATAGAGACTACAACGATTTCTTGATGACTGCGCAAGCGGTTCCGCAAGCTTCCGTTCCCGAACCCGCGACGTTAATGGGTTTGGGCGTTATCGCCGGATTGATGGGTTTGAGCCGTCGTCGTAAAGAAAGCGAAGTGTCTTAA
- a CDS encoding flippase, producing the protein MEKPKITVTLSNLISNTAWLFADKILQMGLGLVVGIWVARYLGPEQYGMLNYAISFVALFGPIAGWGLDAISVRELASEPEKKEEILGTTFVLKLLGGFLILFLTFVAIYLLKPDEILTRWLVGIIAVGTIFQSFETIDFWFRSQTQSKYTVLAKNFTYVLATVIKIILIQTSAPLIAFAAIKSGEIGFTAIGLVVVYGRRGGNIFRWQPNFKMAHLLLQDSWPLIISGISTYIYATIDQVMLGQMSTVKSLGIYSVAVKLSEIFNFLPVVISQSVLPTVVNKYKEGEQSLLHTMQNIYDIMAILWFFIAVFISSFSPWIVSKVYGEAYSESAIILSVYVWSQFGSNFGVARSLYINVKNLFKLSLIISFAGAFLNIALNSWLIPQYEAMGATVATLITYFVAVVGINIVFPELRKLLPIIGKSLIIPNSIFRLIKEYRKSKNKSS; encoded by the coding sequence GTGGAAAAACCAAAAATAACCGTTACTTTAAGCAATCTTATTAGCAACACAGCTTGGTTGTTTGCTGATAAAATACTCCAGATGGGTCTGGGTCTTGTCGTTGGCATTTGGGTAGCTCGTTACCTCGGTCCAGAACAGTATGGAATGCTCAATTATGCTATTTCCTTTGTAGCCTTATTCGGTCCGATCGCCGGATGGGGATTAGATGCTATTTCAGTTAGAGAACTCGCATCAGAACCTGAAAAGAAAGAAGAAATCCTAGGAACTACATTTGTCCTAAAATTACTGGGTGGATTTCTAATTTTATTCCTAACTTTTGTCGCAATATATTTACTCAAGCCTGACGAGATATTAACCCGATGGCTTGTAGGAATTATTGCAGTAGGAACGATTTTTCAATCTTTTGAGACCATTGATTTCTGGTTCCGCTCTCAAACTCAATCAAAATATACAGTTTTAGCAAAAAACTTCACTTACGTTCTAGCGACAGTTATAAAAATTATCCTCATACAAACTAGCGCACCACTGATTGCGTTTGCTGCTATTAAATCCGGTGAAATTGGCTTTACTGCTATTGGCTTAGTTGTGGTTTATGGACGGAGGGGCGGTAATATTTTTCGTTGGCAGCCCAATTTCAAAATGGCTCACCTTTTACTACAAGATAGTTGGCCATTAATTATTTCTGGCATAAGCACCTATATTTATGCGACCATAGACCAAGTTATGCTCGGTCAAATGTCTACCGTTAAATCTTTGGGTATTTATTCAGTTGCTGTCAAGCTTTCAGAGATTTTTAATTTTCTCCCAGTGGTCATTTCTCAATCGGTGTTGCCAACCGTCGTTAATAAATACAAGGAGGGAGAACAATCCTTACTACATACCATGCAGAATATTTACGATATTATGGCAATTTTATGGTTTTTTATTGCTGTATTTATTTCTAGTTTTTCACCTTGGATTGTGTCCAAAGTTTACGGAGAAGCTTATTCGGAGTCGGCGATTATTTTATCCGTATATGTCTGGTCGCAGTTTGGTAGTAATTTCGGGGTAGCTAGAAGCTTATATATTAATGTCAAAAACTTATTCAAACTTTCTTTGATTATTAGTTTTGCTGGTGCTTTTCTCAATATTGCTTTAAATTCTTGGTTAATTCCGCAATACGAAGCAATGGGGGCAACGGTCGCAACCCTAATCACTTATTTTGTCGCAGTAGTTGGTATCAATATAGTTTTTCCTGAATTACGCAAACTCTTACCCATTATTGGAAAATCTTTAATTATTCCTAATTCAATTTTTCGCCTGATAAAAGAGTATAGAAAGAGTAAAAATAAGTCATCATAG
- a CDS encoding O-antigen ligase family protein: MKELIAHPAILPLIPLFGIIFLLFVFQLVNRRKSLGYLIEKNALILLIFMICGVTITPFNKFTPLALIEREKTLPSLAAQIVLYLSTVFVLLPRLRFTLQKIIAAFYSIVIFNPGFCALVLLIVLSGFWSATPDYTFKNAGILLGTTIVLIYIAKQYDIQQFAELIRLNNTWIAIPSIYYSLFRKSIGINATKNSWQGILAHPNPLGSLMALNIFLWGVYAARNPKDRKKAFTIIFISLYVLQMAGTAGAKVQLILLTCLLLFVNSIKPLPFQWTFTGIVVFLILAIIGTILVTENLETIVVDGLGKDMTFTGRVPVWNMLFTEHIPKHPWFGFGYHGFWQPWRGLDNPAFNVIVMPSEWRPPHAHNGFVDTIVDLGFFGGLAFAISFITNLIYAVVYLSQKKGSEAALPLIFLTYVVITNLSEGGLIEVSMTWVLYATTTLRLSMEMSYLIKSQKPPKRLVTQPTLEANRMDSL; this comes from the coding sequence ATGAAAGAGCTAATTGCCCACCCCGCAATTCTCCCTTTAATTCCTTTATTTGGAATTATTTTTCTGCTCTTTGTTTTTCAGTTGGTGAATCGACGAAAATCCCTTGGCTATCTAATTGAAAAAAATGCTTTAATCTTATTGATATTCATGATTTGTGGGGTCACGATTACCCCATTCAATAAATTCACTCCTCTAGCCTTGATCGAGCGCGAAAAGACTTTACCTTCTTTGGCCGCTCAAATTGTTTTATACTTGTCTACAGTTTTTGTTTTACTCCCTCGATTGCGCTTTACTTTACAAAAAATTATTGCTGCATTTTATTCAATTGTTATTTTTAATCCCGGTTTTTGTGCTTTAGTACTCCTCATTGTTTTGTCGGGATTTTGGTCGGCAACGCCAGACTACACATTTAAAAATGCAGGTATATTATTGGGTACGACAATTGTTTTAATATATATAGCAAAACAATATGATATTCAGCAATTCGCAGAACTGATTCGCTTAAATAATACATGGATTGCCATCCCTAGTATTTACTACAGCTTATTTAGGAAATCGATCGGGATTAATGCAACTAAGAATTCGTGGCAAGGCATTTTAGCTCACCCCAATCCCCTCGGTTCCTTAATGGCACTCAACATTTTCTTGTGGGGGGTTTATGCTGCTCGTAACCCTAAAGATAGAAAAAAAGCATTCACCATTATTTTCATTTCCCTTTACGTTTTACAAATGGCAGGAACGGCAGGGGCTAAAGTTCAACTTATTTTACTAACTTGCCTCCTTCTGTTTGTAAATTCAATTAAACCTTTGCCCTTTCAGTGGACATTCACGGGAATTGTTGTCTTTCTAATTTTAGCGATTATTGGTACGATCCTCGTGACCGAGAATTTAGAAACAATTGTTGTTGACGGTCTGGGTAAAGATATGACCTTTACCGGACGAGTCCCGGTATGGAATATGTTATTTACAGAACATATTCCCAAACATCCGTGGTTTGGATTTGGATATCATGGTTTCTGGCAGCCTTGGCGAGGCTTAGACAATCCCGCCTTCAATGTTATTGTTATGCCCTCAGAATGGAGACCCCCTCATGCTCACAATGGGTTTGTAGATACCATTGTCGATTTGGGATTTTTTGGGGGGTTAGCATTTGCAATTTCCTTCATTACTAATCTAATATATGCTGTTGTTTATCTCAGTCAAAAAAAAGGTTCAGAAGCTGCATTACCCTTGATTTTTTTGACTTATGTGGTCATCACAAACCTTTCCGAAGGGGGATTAATTGAAGTAAGTATGACTTGGGTTTTATATGCGACAACAACTCTACGTTTATCAATGGAAATGTCCTACTTAATTAAATCGCAAAAACCGCCAAAGAGGCTAGTTACGCAGCCTACATTAGAAGCGAATCGAATGGATTCATTGTAA
- a CDS encoding S1 RNA-binding domain-containing protein translates to MSFSADDFAKALEQESYDFRPGQIVRGKVFEYESNGAYVDIGGKSPAFLPKSEAALTPVENLSEFLPKGEEREFAIVSQPNAEGQVKVSLRQLELLKVWDELSEKQRLNQSVEVRVNGVNKGGVTVDIGGLRGFIPRSHLLQRGDLQGLVGQKLSVSFLELDRDREKLVLSQRLVAQASRMEALQVGQLVEGEVVGIKPFGVFVDLDGVTALLHINQVSNKYVRALDELFHIGQGISAIAIDIDEYKGRISLSTKLLENYPGEILEQFDQLMAEAPARREKAGDKILPE, encoded by the coding sequence ATGTCATTTTCTGCGGATGATTTTGCCAAAGCCCTCGAACAAGAAAGCTACGATTTTCGACCGGGGCAGATTGTGAGGGGCAAGGTGTTCGAGTACGAGTCAAATGGGGCATATGTTGATATTGGCGGCAAGTCTCCGGCGTTTTTGCCCAAATCTGAAGCCGCACTGACTCCGGTAGAGAATCTGTCCGAATTTTTGCCCAAGGGAGAGGAACGGGAGTTCGCCATTGTCAGTCAGCCGAATGCGGAAGGTCAGGTGAAGGTTTCCCTGCGACAACTGGAATTGCTGAAGGTGTGGGACGAGTTGAGCGAAAAGCAGCGTCTCAATCAGTCGGTAGAGGTGCGGGTCAATGGGGTGAATAAAGGGGGCGTGACGGTGGATATTGGAGGGTTGCGCGGTTTTATTCCGCGATCGCACCTGCTCCAGCGCGGGGATTTGCAGGGGTTAGTCGGTCAAAAGTTGAGTGTGAGTTTCTTGGAACTCGATCGCGATCGCGAGAAACTGGTTCTCTCGCAACGGTTGGTCGCACAAGCGAGCCGCATGGAGGCGTTACAGGTCGGGCAGCTCGTGGAAGGTGAAGTGGTCGGGATTAAGCCGTTCGGGGTTTTTGTGGATTTGGATGGCGTGACGGCTTTGTTGCACATCAATCAGGTCAGTAACAAGTACGTTCGGGCTTTAGACGAGCTGTTCCACATCGGTCAGGGAATTTCGGCGATCGCGATCGATATTGACGAGTACAAAGGTCGGATTTCTCTGTCTACGAAGCTCCTCGAAAATTATCCCGGCGAGATTCTCGAACAGTTCGACCAACTGATGGCGGAGGCGCCAGCCCGTCGCGAAAAAGCAGGAGACAAAATTCTTCCGGAGTAG
- a CDS encoding glycosyltransferase family 2 protein: MKTPIVFLIFKRPEATEKVFDVIRSAKPEKLFVVADGARYDRANEAEQCEITRAIVDRVDWDCEVFKNYSDVNLGCAKRVSSGLSWTFKQVDRAIILEDDCIPDPSFFRFCEELLERYEDDERICSISGQNVQFGRRRTENSYYFSRYQHCWGWATWRRAWQHFQFDRAVWERVKAEQLLKDILIDDRAVRVWHKIFEVTYSGEVDSWASRWMLSCWLQNGLSILSNVNLISNIGFDTDSTNTDDTVSPYNNMTRESLDFPLKHPSFMVRDNQADDFTQKTLYNYYPTLTEKIHKRFKKIAFWSSNLF, encoded by the coding sequence ATGAAAACACCGATTGTTTTTCTTATTTTTAAACGGCCCGAGGCGACGGAAAAGGTTTTTGATGTGATTCGCTCGGCGAAACCTGAAAAGTTATTTGTAGTCGCAGATGGAGCGCGTTACGATCGCGCGAACGAAGCCGAACAATGCGAAATAACCCGAGCTATTGTGGATCGGGTAGATTGGGATTGTGAAGTTTTCAAAAATTATTCGGATGTCAATTTAGGATGCGCAAAGCGAGTTTCAAGTGGGTTAAGCTGGACGTTCAAACAGGTCGATCGCGCCATTATTTTAGAAGATGATTGCATTCCGGATCCGAGTTTTTTCCGTTTTTGTGAGGAATTATTAGAGCGGTATGAAGACGACGAGCGGATTTGTTCGATTTCGGGACAAAACGTTCAATTTGGCAGACGCCGTACGGAAAATAGCTATTATTTTTCTCGTTACCAACATTGTTGGGGGTGGGCAACTTGGAGGCGAGCTTGGCAACATTTCCAATTCGATCGCGCCGTGTGGGAAAGGGTCAAAGCTGAGCAGTTGTTAAAAGATATTTTAATTGACGATCGCGCCGTTCGGGTCTGGCATAAAATCTTTGAAGTGACCTATTCCGGAGAAGTCGATAGTTGGGCGAGTCGTTGGATGCTTTCTTGTTGGTTACAAAACGGGTTGAGTATTCTCTCGAATGTGAATCTGATCTCCAATATTGGTTTTGATACGGATTCGACCAATACGGATGATACGGTCAGCCCTTATAACAATATGACCCGAGAATCATTAGACTTTCCCTTAAAACATCCATCTTTTATGGTTCGCGACAATCAAGCGGATGATTTTACCCAAAAAACGCTGTACAACTACTATCCGACCTTGACAGAAAAAATTCATAAAAGGTTTAAAAAAATAGCATTTTGGAGCTCAAACCTGTTTTAA
- a CDS encoding glycosyltransferase family 4 protein: MNVLSIGTDDSESGAGRAAYQLHRGLREGGIHSQMLVQNKRTDDPDVLLQGAKFWRKLAQFSPNLTALPVGWYRDRTGEIFSPQWFPGRIAAQVRGLDPDLINLHWLGWGFVRLETLPQFQKPLVWTFHDMWAFTGGCHYTGECDRYKQRCGDCPQLNSHREQDLSRWVWKRKAKAWKNLDLTVVTPSRWLARCASESSLLGDRRVEVIPNGLDLETYKPFDRTIARQLLKLPSDKLLVLFGAVSATSDRRKGFHLLQSALKHLSELGWRDRLELVVFGASEPIDPPDLGFRCHYLGRLRDELSISLVYAAADLFAAPSIQDNLPNTIMEALSCGTPCIGFEIGGIGEMIEHQGNGYLATPFETENFARGIAWILEDPERWQKLRDRAREKAQAEFSRDLQARRYLDLFDELLDRQSERCSKGAASRTTQAPPLQQ, encoded by the coding sequence ATGAATGTATTGTCGATTGGAACGGATGATAGCGAATCGGGTGCGGGACGGGCGGCGTACCAACTGCATCGGGGACTGCGCGAGGGAGGGATCCACTCCCAGATGTTGGTTCAGAACAAACGCACCGACGATCCGGACGTGTTGCTGCAAGGGGCTAAGTTTTGGCGGAAATTAGCCCAGTTCAGTCCAAATTTAACGGCATTACCTGTGGGATGGTATCGAGATCGCACCGGGGAGATTTTCTCGCCACAATGGTTTCCGGGGCGGATTGCGGCTCAGGTCCGAGGGCTGGATCCGGATTTGATTAACTTGCACTGGTTGGGTTGGGGATTCGTGCGACTCGAAACGCTGCCACAGTTCCAAAAGCCTTTGGTATGGACGTTTCACGATATGTGGGCGTTTACGGGAGGCTGCCACTATACGGGGGAGTGCGATCGCTACAAGCAACGGTGTGGAGACTGTCCGCAACTCAACAGCCATCGAGAACAGGATTTATCCCGTTGGGTGTGGAAGCGCAAGGCAAAAGCATGGAAAAATTTGGATTTAACGGTGGTGACGCCGAGTCGGTGGCTGGCCCGTTGCGCGTCCGAGAGTTCCCTCCTCGGCGATCGCCGGGTAGAAGTCATTCCCAATGGGTTAGATTTGGAAACGTACAAGCCCTTCGACCGCACGATCGCCCGCCAGTTGCTCAAACTGCCCTCGGATAAACTCCTAGTCTTATTCGGCGCCGTGAGTGCGACTAGCGATCGTCGTAAAGGCTTTCACTTGCTGCAAAGCGCCCTCAAACACTTGAGCGAGTTAGGGTGGCGCGATCGGCTCGAATTAGTGGTTTTCGGGGCTTCGGAACCGATCGATCCGCCGGATTTGGGCTTTCGTTGTCACTATTTGGGACGGTTGCGCGACGAGCTTTCAATTTCGCTCGTTTACGCGGCGGCAGATTTGTTCGCCGCACCTTCCATCCAAGACAACTTACCGAATACGATTATGGAAGCGCTCTCGTGTGGCACGCCGTGCATCGGTTTCGAGATTGGCGGGATTGGCGAGATGATCGAACATCAGGGGAATGGCTACCTCGCCACGCCGTTCGAGACCGAAAACTTTGCCCGGGGAATCGCCTGGATTCTCGAAGATCCCGAACGCTGGCAAAAACTGCGCGATCGCGCGCGGGAAAAAGCCCAAGCCGAATTCAGCCGAGACTTACAAGCGCGACGATATCTCGATCTGTTCGACGAACTCCTCGATCGCCAATCCGAGCGATGCTCCAAGGGAGCCGCTTCGCGAACGACTCAAGCCCCACCATTGCAACAGTAA